One Misgurnus anguillicaudatus chromosome 22, ASM2758022v2, whole genome shotgun sequence DNA segment encodes these proteins:
- the drd7 gene encoding dopamine receptor D7, giving the protein MVNQTEGYLSERITRSITACLLFIFVLSTFLGNALVCVAVVRFHHLRCKVAYVFVVSLAVSDLLVASLVMPWKATAEIVGFWPFGRFCEVWIAFDIMCSTASILNLCIISVDRYWAISSPFSYEQRMTREVAFIMVGVVWTLSVLISFIPVQLSWHKTPGHEGDPGDAAYECDASLNRTYAITSSLISFYIPVTVMIVTYSRIFLIAQRQIRRISMQECAIKHAQSCQGCNKAPEDKLKSSFRRETKVLKTLAVIMGVFVCCWLPFFILNCMVPFCDAGQIPCVNKTTFNVFVWCGWANSTINPVVYAFNAEFRKAFSSLLGCGKFCSRNAVRTIDFSDQLVSYHRDSTNLRDAHLLTHPCLLPHAIGEESERDVCFDTVSQIAEGPDETECNFIYGERPPMLDHGETELFLDKEEELYTLEHVIHNGSSHSIPGIL; this is encoded by the coding sequence ATGGTAAACCAGACTGAAGGTTATCTTTCAGAGAGAATAACTCGCTCTATAACCGCTTGCctgctttttatttttgtgctcTCCACCTTCCTAGGGAATGCTCTGGTGTGTGTCGCCGTTGTGCGTTTCCATCATCTTCGTTGCAAAGTGGCGTATGTGTTTGTAGTGTCTTTGGCTGTTTCAGATCTCTTGGTTGCCTCTCTTGTAATGCCTTGGAAGGCTACTGCAGAGATTGTGGGTTTCTGGCCATTTGGCCGTTTCTGTGAAGTTTGGATTGCCTTTGACATTATGTGCTCCACAGCTTCCATACTTAATCTGTGCATCATAAGTGTGGATCGCTACTGGGCTATTTCCAGCCCTTTCAGCTATGAGCAGAGGATGACAAGGGAAGTGGCATTTATCATGGTTGGAGTGGTGTGGACTCTTTCTGTTCTGATCTCGTTCATTCCCGTGCAGCTGAGTTGGCATAAAACTCCGGGTCATGAAGGAGACCCAGGAGATGCAGCTTACGAATGTGATGCCAGTTTGAATCGCACTTATGCCATCACCTCATCTCTGATCAGCTTCTACATCCCCGTCACAGTAATGATCGTAACATACTCTCGCATCTTCCTCATAGCCCAGAGGCAGATCCGAAGGATATCCATGCAGGAGTGCGCCATTAAGCATGCTCAGTCTTGCCAAGGCTGCAATAAAGCACCAGAAGATAAGTTAAAAAGCTCATTTAGGAGGGAAACCAAAGTCCTGAAAACTTTAGCAGTTATAATGGGTGTGTTCGTCTGCTGCTGGCTCCCTTTCTTTATTCTGAACTGCATGGTGCCATTTTGTGATGCTGGACAGATCCCATGTGTCAATAAGACAACTTTTAACGTGTTTGTATGGTGTGGATGGGCTAACTCTACTATAAATCCTGTAGTTTATGCTTTTAACGCAGAATTCCGTAAAGCGTTCTCCAGCCTCTTGGGATGTGGGAAGTTTTGCTCTCGAAATGCCGTTCGAACAATTGACTTCAGCGACCAACTGGTGTCGTATCACCGTGACTCCACGAACCTTAGAGACGCTCATCTCTTGACTCACCCCTGCCTGCTTCCACATGCTATCGGGGAGGAAAGTGAGAGAGACGTGTGCTTTGATACGGTGTCACAGATAGCTGAAGGCCCTGATGAGACTGAATGTAACTTTATATATGGGGAAAGGCCTCCTATGCTAGATCATGGGGAGACAGAACTCTTTTTGGATAAAGAAGAAGAGTTATATACTCTTGAACATGTGATTCATAATGGATCATCACATAGTATCCCTGGAATATTGTAG
- the histh1l1 gene encoding histone H1 like1, with translation MAETAPAAAPAKAQKKKTAKAKKAGPSVSDLIVKAIAASNERKGVSLAALKKALASGGYDVEKNNSRVKIALKALVNKGALVQTKGTGASGSFKVGKKTAAKQPVKKVAAKPKKPAAKKPAAKPAVKAAKPKKAAVKKPAPKKSPKKVKKPAAKPKAAKSPKKVKKPAVKKVAKSPKKVKAVKPKAAKPKAAKAKKAAKKK, from the coding sequence ATGGCAGAAACTGCTCCCGCGGCTGCTCCGGCCAAAGCTCAGAAGAAGAAGACGGCAAAGGCGAAAAAGGCTGGACCGAGCGTATCCGACCTTATCGTCAAAGCCATCGCTGCTTCCAACGAGCGTAAAGGAGTTTCTCTTGCTGCCCTGAAGAAGGCTTTGGCAAGTGGTGGATATGATGTTGAGAAAAACAATTCTCGCGTCAAGATCGCTTTGAAAGCGCTCGTGAACAAAGGGGCGCTTGTTCAAACCAAAGGCACCGGCGCCTCCGGATCTTTCAAGGTGGGCAAAAAGACAGCAGCCAAGCAACCGGTGAAGAAAGTTGCGGCCAAACCGAAGAAACCAGCCGCGAAAAAGCCGGCGGCCAAGCCAGCGGTCAAAGCCGCTAAACCGAAGAAGGCAGCGGTAAAGAAACCTGCACCGAAGAAGTCTCCCAAGAAAGTCAAGAAACCGGCCGCCAAGCCGAAAGCCGCCAAAAGCCCGAAGAAGGTGAAGAAACCGGCCGTGAAGAAAGTTGCAAAGAGTCCTAAGAAGGTCAAAGCAGTGAAGCCTAAAGCTGCGAAGCCCAAAGCAGCCAAGGCGAAGAAAGCCGCCAAGAAGAAGTAG